A region of the bacterium genome:
GTTGATCGAGCCGTGCGGCGGAAGAGCGAGGACCTCGGGACGCAGGATGTGGCCGTAGGCCACCACCACCGAAATGTCGGGGGCAAGCTCGCGCAGGCGGGCGAGAAAATCGTCACCGCGTGGACGCTCGGGCTGGAGACAGGGCAGGCCCAGGCGCTCGGCGGCCTGTCGCACGGCGCAGGCGGCGCTTTTCAGTCCGCGGCCCTGCGGACGGTCGGGCTGGCAGACAACGCCCGCCACCGTCTGCTCAGAGCCGGCCAGCGCCTCCAGCGACGGCACGGCAAAGTCCGGGCTGCCCCAGAACAGCACTCTCATGCCTTGTCCCGCTCGGCGACCAGGTCCTCGCGGATCTTGTTCCACTTGGACAGCAACAGGTTGCGTTTCATCGCCCCGATCCGGTCGACAAACAGGACACCGTCCAGATGGTCGATCTCGTGCTGGAATATCCGCGCCGTCCATCCCTCCGCCTCGATCTCCAGCTCATTGCCCTCCAGGTCCTGGCCCACGACTGTCACTTTCTCGGCCCGGTCGACCATGTCTTTCAGCTCAGGGATCGAAAGGCAACCCTCCTCGCCGCGGACCTTCCCCTCCATCTCGATAATCTCAGGGTTGATCAGCACGCTCGGGTCGGTGCCGTAGGGTGCGTTCACGTTGTCGTAAACGAACAGGCGTTTCGACACCCCCACCTGCGGGGCGGCCAGACCTGAACCCTCCTGCGCATACATCGTCTCGATCATGTCCGCAACGAGCATACGTAGATTGTCATCTATCACCTCGACCGGCTCGGCCTTGCGTCGCAGGACCGTGTCGCCGAGGTAGTTTAGCG
Encoded here:
- the def gene encoding peptide deformylase, coding for MAKLPLNYLGDTVLRRKAEPVEVIDDNLRMLVADMIETMYAQEGSGLAAPQVGVSKRLFVYDNVNAPYGTDPSVLINPEIIEMEGKVRGEEGCLSIPELKDMVDRAEKVTVVGQDLEGNELEIEAEGWTARIFQHEIDHLDGVLFVDRIGAMKRNLLLSKWNKIREDLVAERDKA